In Nocardioides sp., the following proteins share a genomic window:
- a CDS encoding tocopherol cyclase family protein encodes MNPLLRAYRATGADQPGGDPLLAHGVAMEGYFWRFTDVARARSVIALIGVNQGPRGPWATLGLAAWPGSHLAIAAREGAYADPVRVHAASGDAFDGDDRRVLVDLGPDARLDVRLHDLVRWPRRRWGGSSIFHSVPALNQYWHPWLLGGRATGTVSMDGETWSLDGAQVYAEKNWGKEGFPEAWWWGQAQGFEEPAACVAFAGGLVHAGPLRTTVTALVVRLPDGHVLRLGDPVVSPVETHVTDTTWTLRGRGFGWRVRVDAYAPLADAHVLPVPLPSRHRNTAGALEHLGGALSIRVERRGRLVWQGDTTLAGLEHGGLDRAEDELRRRAVASGATGAPPAKQSDR; translated from the coding sequence GTGAACCCATTGCTGCGCGCCTACCGCGCCACCGGCGCAGACCAGCCCGGAGGCGACCCGCTGCTCGCGCACGGTGTCGCGATGGAGGGCTACTTCTGGCGCTTCACCGACGTGGCGCGCGCTCGCTCGGTGATCGCACTGATCGGAGTCAACCAGGGACCCCGCGGTCCCTGGGCCACTCTCGGACTCGCCGCCTGGCCCGGCTCTCATCTGGCGATCGCGGCACGCGAGGGAGCGTACGCCGACCCGGTCCGCGTGCACGCGGCCAGCGGCGACGCGTTCGACGGTGACGATCGGCGCGTCTTGGTGGATCTGGGTCCCGACGCCCGCCTGGACGTCAGGCTGCACGATCTGGTGCGTTGGCCACGTAGGCGCTGGGGCGGGTCGAGCATCTTTCACAGCGTGCCAGCGCTCAATCAGTACTGGCATCCCTGGCTGCTCGGCGGTCGCGCCACCGGCACCGTGAGCATGGACGGCGAGACGTGGAGTCTTGACGGAGCCCAGGTCTACGCCGAGAAGAACTGGGGCAAGGAAGGCTTCCCAGAGGCCTGGTGGTGGGGCCAGGCGCAGGGGTTCGAGGAGCCCGCTGCCTGCGTAGCCTTCGCGGGTGGCCTCGTCCACGCCGGACCGCTGCGCACCACCGTGACCGCCCTGGTCGTACGTCTGCCAGACGGACACGTGCTCCGTCTGGGCGATCCCGTCGTCTCCCCTGTCGAAACCCACGTCACGGACACGACCTGGACGTTGCGCGGGCGAGGATTTGGGTGGCGGGTGCGTGTCGATGCGTACGCCCCCTTGGCCGATGCCCACGTCTTGCCCGTGCCGCTGCCAAGCCGGCACAGGAACACCGCCGGCGCTTTGGAACATCTCGGTGGCGCTCTCAGCATCCGAGTCGAGCGGCGTGGCCGTCTGGTCTGGCAGGGAGACACCACTCTGGCGGGCCTCGAACACGGCGGGCTGGACCGCGCCGAGGATGAGTTGCGCCGACGTGCTGTTGCGTCAGGCGCGACCGGTGCGCCTCCTGCGAAACAAAGCGACCGCTGA
- a CDS encoding NAD(P)H-dependent oxidoreductase subunit E, whose translation MSSRQDLVRAIAAAHHDDRGPLMPILHDVNDELGYVSDDDVATIADALNLSRADVHGVRSFYEDFRTAPPRAHSIRVCGAEACQSLGAEALFEPAVVSKLTERGDVDHGTVFCLGNCALGPSALIDGTLVGRLTPQRLTKMTEGWRA comes from the coding sequence ATGAGCAGTCGGCAAGACCTCGTGCGGGCGATCGCCGCCGCACATCACGACGATCGTGGGCCGCTGATGCCGATCCTCCACGACGTCAACGACGAACTCGGCTACGTCAGCGACGACGACGTCGCCACGATCGCCGACGCCCTCAACCTCAGTCGCGCCGACGTGCACGGCGTGCGTTCCTTTTATGAGGACTTCCGCACCGCTCCCCCACGTGCCCACTCGATACGGGTGTGCGGCGCGGAAGCGTGCCAGTCCCTGGGTGCCGAGGCCCTCTTCGAGCCCGCGGTGGTCTCGAAACTGACCGAGCGCGGCGATGTCGACCACGGCACCGTCTTCTGCCTGGGCAACTGCGCCCTCGGTCCCTCCGCCCTGATCGACGGCACCCTGGTCGGACGGCTGACCCCGCAGCGACTCACCAAGATGACCGAGGGGTGGCGCGCATGA
- a CDS encoding NADH-ubiquinone oxidoreductase-F iron-sulfur binding region domain-containing protein, with translation MLEGSAPDLGDIETHPWLAAQQRVSFARVGRVEPADLDAYEADGGWAGLRKALTMAPADIVTEILDSGLRGRGGAGFPTGLKWRTVLETDAEQKFICANADEGDSGTFADRILLEGDPFVLIEGMTIAAYAVGASEGYVYLRSEYPHAIAMLRRAIETAYTRGFLGADILGTGFTFDLHLRVGAGAYICGEESSMLDSLEGKRGEVRAKPPIPAISGLFGQPTVINNVLTFGAVPMILADGAQAYADLGLGKSRGTQVFQLAGNIKQGGLVELPFGVTLRELVEEYGAGTLSGRPVGAVQVGGPLGAYLGPDDLDVPLAYEELAEAGGMLGHGGIVVFDDSIDLLKMARFALEFCSVESCGKCTPCRVGSVRGVEVMDRVLEGRDVEANLVLIEDLCETMTKGSLCAMGGLTPMPVRSALTLHSARKDG, from the coding sequence GTGCTCGAAGGCTCGGCCCCCGACCTCGGTGACATCGAGACCCATCCCTGGCTCGCCGCGCAGCAGCGCGTGAGTTTCGCCCGCGTAGGAAGGGTGGAGCCCGCAGACCTCGACGCGTACGAAGCCGACGGCGGGTGGGCAGGACTTCGCAAGGCGCTCACCATGGCACCGGCAGACATCGTCACCGAGATCCTCGACAGCGGCCTTCGCGGCCGCGGCGGCGCCGGCTTCCCGACGGGCCTGAAGTGGCGCACCGTGCTGGAGACCGACGCCGAGCAGAAGTTCATCTGCGCCAACGCCGACGAGGGTGACTCCGGCACCTTCGCCGACCGGATCCTGCTGGAGGGCGACCCCTTCGTCTTGATCGAGGGCATGACGATCGCCGCGTACGCGGTCGGGGCGAGCGAGGGCTATGTCTACCTGCGCTCGGAATACCCCCACGCCATCGCGATGCTGCGCCGCGCGATCGAAACCGCGTACACCCGCGGCTTCCTCGGCGCCGACATCCTCGGCACGGGCTTCACCTTCGATCTGCACCTGCGCGTAGGCGCGGGTGCCTACATCTGCGGTGAGGAGTCCTCGATGCTCGACAGCCTCGAGGGCAAGCGCGGTGAGGTGCGGGCCAAGCCGCCGATCCCGGCCATCTCCGGCCTTTTCGGACAGCCGACCGTGATCAACAACGTGCTCACCTTCGGTGCGGTGCCGATGATCCTGGCCGACGGCGCCCAGGCGTACGCCGACCTCGGGCTCGGCAAGTCCCGCGGCACCCAGGTGTTCCAACTCGCGGGCAACATCAAGCAGGGCGGGCTCGTGGAGTTGCCCTTCGGCGTGACGCTGCGCGAGCTCGTCGAGGAGTACGGCGCCGGCACGCTGAGCGGTCGGCCGGTCGGCGCGGTCCAGGTCGGTGGCCCGCTCGGCGCCTACCTAGGACCCGACGACCTCGACGTGCCTCTGGCGTACGAAGAACTCGCCGAGGCCGGTGGCATGCTCGGGCACGGCGGCATCGTGGTGTTCGACGACAGCATCGATCTGCTCAAGATGGCCAGATTCGCGCTCGAGTTCTGCTCGGTCGAGTCGTGCGGCAAGTGCACCCCGTGTCGCGTCGGCTCCGTGCGCGGCGTCGAGGTGATGGACCGCGTCCTCGAAGGCCGAGACGTCGAGGCCAACCTGGTCCTGATCGAGGATCTCTGCGAGACCATGACGAAGGGCTCGCTGTGCGCCATGGGCGGCCTGACGCCGATGCCCGTACGCAGCGCGCTGACGCTCCACTCCGCTCGGAAGGACGGCTGA